One region of Myxocyprinus asiaticus isolate MX2 ecotype Aquarium Trade chromosome 38, UBuf_Myxa_2, whole genome shotgun sequence genomic DNA includes:
- the wdr73 gene encoding WD repeat-containing protein 73 isoform X2 has translation MDISSDEADDWFMESLNTYKDLHVFHLEHPTKVIEWTGDKSICVAGCTSSRSEILELLLPLKLYAGDNQGLCAERDFKVQHGGFSEEPVECLIHIPGTRCVVTSGSSSSTLHIWDIGGDESDVIKRTGVINPKSTSAKCSKIAPGLTEEATVLHGSCINDVQLTQIATGRVLYTVGKESSDSVSGLQFVNACVFLICASNGSLLMGDTRDPLTSHYPLKETLKETSGGLHWCFGMRRDRFQSEPSFCTIARLASSGHMVLSDLRDLQSPFCQTRLNVKHSAPNNDFLNVSWAPVLDSCLSVSGFDGTVQLYNTTNWSTEAQDPQPIFSHQGHEMLYEAKYSSSQPVVTTHAWHQSRPNTLLSAATDGSIHVWDWVDKNTDR, from the exons ATGGACATCTCCTCTGATGAAGCTGATGACTGGTTTATGGAGTCTCTAAACAC ATACAAAGACCTGCATGTATTTCACCTCGAGCATCCGACAAAAGTAATAGAGTGGACGGGTGACAAAA GTATTTGTGTCGCAGGATGCACTAGCTCAAGGAGTGAAATCTTAGAGTTACTTCTGCCTCTAAAGTTATATGCAGGAGACAACCag gGTCTTTGTGCAGAGCGAGACTTCAAAGTACAGCATGGTGGATTTTCAGAAGAACCTGTTGAGTGTTTGATACATATCCCTGGAACACG GTGTGTGGTGACCAGTGGAAGTTCTAGTTCGACATTGCATATTTGGGATATTGGAGGAGATGAAAGTG ATGTTATTAAAAGGACTGGGGTTATAAACCCCAAAAGCACATCAGCAAAATGCAGTAAAATAGCTCCTGGATTGACTGAAGAAGCCACAGTCCTTCATGGTTCTTGTATCAATGATGTTCAACTGACACAGATAGCAACAGGAAGAGTTCTGTATACAGTAG GAAAAGAGTCATCTGATTCAGTGAGTGGCTTACAGTTTGTGAATGCTTGTGTATTTCTAATTTGTGCAAGCAATGGCTCTCTGCTTATGGGTGACACAAGAGATCCCTTGACCAGTCATTATCCTCTGAAAGAGACTTTGAAAGAGACAAGTGGTGGTTTGCATTGGTGTTTTGGGATGAGGAGGGACAGGTTCCAGTCAGAACCTTCCTTTTGTACTATAGCAAGGCTCGCTTCCTCCGGTCACATGGTGCTGTCTGATCTAAGAGATTTACAGAGTCCATTTTGTCAAACTCGACTAAATGTCAAACATAGTGCACCAAACAATGACTTTCTGAATGTTTCTTGGGCTCCTGTTCTCGACAGCTGTCTTTCTGTGTCTG GATTTGATGGCACAGTACAGCTCTATAACACAACAAACTGGAGCACAGAGGCACAGGACCCTCAGCCGATTTTTTCACACCAAGGTCATGAAATGCTATATGAAGCAAAGTACAGTAGTTCCCAGCCTGTGGTTACTACCCATGCTTGGCATCAATCGCGACCAAATACTCTTCTCTCAGCAGCAACAGATGGATCTATACATGTTTGGGACTGGGTGGACAAAAACACTGACAGATAA
- the LOC127428719 gene encoding sialidase-3-like isoform X1 produces MEGTTGNMTSKSCPEPHRAQSARTTLFKQEKNGKTYRIPALIYISDGQTFLVFAEERSTPRDSDAKVLVVRRGSPQNGSLHWSPAQTLSSACLPEHRSMNPCPVYEKKSKTVFLFFICILGNTTEHNQIFTGRNQARLCYITSTDYGQSWSGVTDLTKNVIGDEISKWATFAVGPGHGIQMKNGRLIIPAYVYYIHCSCWPFHFPLNVRPHALSFYSDDCGITWQMGGKVQMKSCECEMAEIIDHSDRSHLYCNARSSSGHRVEALSVSNGAAFDKSHFAQQLGEPRQGCQGSVLSLPVPKPSDEDDKKQNNCSTRLDTKTWLLYCHPTNKTKREDLGVYLNKSPLNASGWGRPWIIHKGPSGYSDLTQFEEHFACLMECGEKSEIEEIAFVQFELSDVMDASDERAS; encoded by the exons GAACGACTGGCAACATGACATCGAAGAGCTGCCCAGAACCCCACCGAGCTCAGTCTGCACGAACTACATTATTCAAACAGGAGAAAAATGGGAAAACCTACAGAATTCCAGCTCTTATCTACATCAGTGATGGACAGACCTTCCTTGTCTTTGCAGAGGAGCGCAGCACTCCACGTGACAGTGATGCAAAAGTGTTGGTCGTGAGGAGGGGATCACCCCAGAATGGATCCCTCCAT TGGTCTCCTGCGCAAACGCTCTCTTCTGCCTGTTTGCCGGAACATCGCTCTATGAATCCTTGTCCAGTCTATGAGAAGAAATCCAaaactgtttttcttttctttatctgCATACTGGGTAATACCACAGAGCATAACCAGATTTTTACAGGTAGGAATCAAGCTCGGCTGTGTTACATCACTAGTACAGACTATGGCCAGAGCTGGAGCGGGGTAACAGATTTAACAAAAAATGTTATAGGAGATGAGATTAGCAAATGGGCTACTTTTGCAGTTGGACCAGGACATGGCATTCAGATGAAAAACGGAAGACTAATCATTCCAGCTTATGTTTATTACATACATTGTAGTTGTTGGCCCTTCCATTTTCCACTCAATGTTAGGCCTCATGCTTTGTCCTTCTATAGTGATGATTGTGGTATCACCTGGCAGATGGGGGGAAAAGTCCAAATGAAATCATGTGAGTGTGAAATGGCTGAGATCATAGACCATTCAGATCGGAGTCATTTGTACTGCAATGCTCGTAGTTCAAGTGGCCACAGAGTAGAAGCTTTAAGTGTGAGCAACGGAGCAGCTTTTGACAAATCTCATTTTGCACAGCAACTTGGGGAGCCCCGTCAGGGCTGTCAAGGTAGCGTGCTGAGCTTGCCTGTGCCAAAGCCATCAGATGAAGATGACAAGAAACAAAACAATTGCTCAACACGGTTAGACACAAAGACTTGGTTACTCTATTGCCATCCAACTAATAAAACAAAGAGGGAAGATCTAGGAGTTTACTTGAATAAATCACCCTTGAATGCTTCTGGCTGGGGCCGGCCATGGATCATCCATAAGGGTCCCAGTGGATACTCTGACTTAACGCAGTTTGAGGAGCACTTTGCTTGCCTTATGGAGTGTGGCGAGAAAAGTGAGATTGAGGAGATAGCCTTTGTGCAATTTGAACTCAGTGATGTTATGGATGCTAGTGATGAAAGAGCAAGTTAA
- the LOC127428719 gene encoding sialidase-3-like isoform X2 — MTSKSCPEPHRAQSARTTLFKQEKNGKTYRIPALIYISDGQTFLVFAEERSTPRDSDAKVLVVRRGSPQNGSLHWSPAQTLSSACLPEHRSMNPCPVYEKKSKTVFLFFICILGNTTEHNQIFTGRNQARLCYITSTDYGQSWSGVTDLTKNVIGDEISKWATFAVGPGHGIQMKNGRLIIPAYVYYIHCSCWPFHFPLNVRPHALSFYSDDCGITWQMGGKVQMKSCECEMAEIIDHSDRSHLYCNARSSSGHRVEALSVSNGAAFDKSHFAQQLGEPRQGCQGSVLSLPVPKPSDEDDKKQNNCSTRLDTKTWLLYCHPTNKTKREDLGVYLNKSPLNASGWGRPWIIHKGPSGYSDLTQFEEHFACLMECGEKSEIEEIAFVQFELSDVMDASDERAS; from the exons ATGACATCGAAGAGCTGCCCAGAACCCCACCGAGCTCAGTCTGCACGAACTACATTATTCAAACAGGAGAAAAATGGGAAAACCTACAGAATTCCAGCTCTTATCTACATCAGTGATGGACAGACCTTCCTTGTCTTTGCAGAGGAGCGCAGCACTCCACGTGACAGTGATGCAAAAGTGTTGGTCGTGAGGAGGGGATCACCCCAGAATGGATCCCTCCAT TGGTCTCCTGCGCAAACGCTCTCTTCTGCCTGTTTGCCGGAACATCGCTCTATGAATCCTTGTCCAGTCTATGAGAAGAAATCCAaaactgtttttcttttctttatctgCATACTGGGTAATACCACAGAGCATAACCAGATTTTTACAGGTAGGAATCAAGCTCGGCTGTGTTACATCACTAGTACAGACTATGGCCAGAGCTGGAGCGGGGTAACAGATTTAACAAAAAATGTTATAGGAGATGAGATTAGCAAATGGGCTACTTTTGCAGTTGGACCAGGACATGGCATTCAGATGAAAAACGGAAGACTAATCATTCCAGCTTATGTTTATTACATACATTGTAGTTGTTGGCCCTTCCATTTTCCACTCAATGTTAGGCCTCATGCTTTGTCCTTCTATAGTGATGATTGTGGTATCACCTGGCAGATGGGGGGAAAAGTCCAAATGAAATCATGTGAGTGTGAAATGGCTGAGATCATAGACCATTCAGATCGGAGTCATTTGTACTGCAATGCTCGTAGTTCAAGTGGCCACAGAGTAGAAGCTTTAAGTGTGAGCAACGGAGCAGCTTTTGACAAATCTCATTTTGCACAGCAACTTGGGGAGCCCCGTCAGGGCTGTCAAGGTAGCGTGCTGAGCTTGCCTGTGCCAAAGCCATCAGATGAAGATGACAAGAAACAAAACAATTGCTCAACACGGTTAGACACAAAGACTTGGTTACTCTATTGCCATCCAACTAATAAAACAAAGAGGGAAGATCTAGGAGTTTACTTGAATAAATCACCCTTGAATGCTTCTGGCTGGGGCCGGCCATGGATCATCCATAAGGGTCCCAGTGGATACTCTGACTTAACGCAGTTTGAGGAGCACTTTGCTTGCCTTATGGAGTGTGGCGAGAAAAGTGAGATTGAGGAGATAGCCTTTGTGCAATTTGAACTCAGTGATGTTATGGATGCTAGTGATGAAAGAGCAAGTTAA
- the wdr73 gene encoding WD repeat-containing protein 73 isoform X3: protein MDISSDEADDWFMESLNTYKDLHVFHLEHPTKVIEWTGDKSICVAGCTSSRSEILELLLPLKLYAGDNQGLCAERDFKVQHGGFSEEPVECLIHIPGTRCVVTSGSSSSTLHIWDIGGDESDVIKRTGVINPKSTSAKCSKIAPGLTEEATVLHGSCINDVQLTQIATGRVLYTVGFDGTVQLYNTTNWSTEAQDPQPIFSHQGHEMLYEAKYSSSQPVVTTHAWHQSRPNTLLSAATDGSIHVWDWVDKNTDR, encoded by the exons ATGGACATCTCCTCTGATGAAGCTGATGACTGGTTTATGGAGTCTCTAAACAC ATACAAAGACCTGCATGTATTTCACCTCGAGCATCCGACAAAAGTAATAGAGTGGACGGGTGACAAAA GTATTTGTGTCGCAGGATGCACTAGCTCAAGGAGTGAAATCTTAGAGTTACTTCTGCCTCTAAAGTTATATGCAGGAGACAACCag gGTCTTTGTGCAGAGCGAGACTTCAAAGTACAGCATGGTGGATTTTCAGAAGAACCTGTTGAGTGTTTGATACATATCCCTGGAACACG GTGTGTGGTGACCAGTGGAAGTTCTAGTTCGACATTGCATATTTGGGATATTGGAGGAGATGAAAGTG ATGTTATTAAAAGGACTGGGGTTATAAACCCCAAAAGCACATCAGCAAAATGCAGTAAAATAGCTCCTGGATTGACTGAAGAAGCCACAGTCCTTCATGGTTCTTGTATCAATGATGTTCAACTGACACAGATAGCAACAGGAAGAGTTCTGTATACAGTAG GATTTGATGGCACAGTACAGCTCTATAACACAACAAACTGGAGCACAGAGGCACAGGACCCTCAGCCGATTTTTTCACACCAAGGTCATGAAATGCTATATGAAGCAAAGTACAGTAGTTCCCAGCCTGTGGTTACTACCCATGCTTGGCATCAATCGCGACCAAATACTCTTCTCTCAGCAGCAACAGATGGATCTATACATGTTTGGGACTGGGTGGACAAAAACACTGACAGATAA
- the wdr73 gene encoding WD repeat-containing protein 73 isoform X1: MDISSDEADDWFMESLNTYKDLHVFHLEHPTKVIEWTGDKSICVAGCTSSRSEILELLLPLKLYAGDNQGLCAERDFKVQHGGFSEEPVECLIHIPGTRCVVTSGSSSSTLHIWDIGGDESDVIKRTGVINPKSTSAKCSKIAPGLTEEATVLHGSCINDVQLTQIATGRVLYTVGKESSDSVSGLQFVNACVFLICASNGSLLMGDTRDPLTSHYPLKETLKETSGGLHWCFGMRRDRFQSEPSFCTIARLASSGHMVLSDLRDLQSPFCQTRLNVKHSAPNNDFLNVSWAPVLDSCLSVSGKLSSFPVFSYIKIVHPKNKNTIVINIVDPNPHDFLLWDSKGDVKQNEMFYSLSLYRNICFHFNDLTNFSFKGFDGTVQLYNTTNWSTEAQDPQPIFSHQGHEMLYEAKYSSSQPVVTTHAWHQSRPNTLLSAATDGSIHVWDWVDKNTDR, from the exons ATGGACATCTCCTCTGATGAAGCTGATGACTGGTTTATGGAGTCTCTAAACAC ATACAAAGACCTGCATGTATTTCACCTCGAGCATCCGACAAAAGTAATAGAGTGGACGGGTGACAAAA GTATTTGTGTCGCAGGATGCACTAGCTCAAGGAGTGAAATCTTAGAGTTACTTCTGCCTCTAAAGTTATATGCAGGAGACAACCag gGTCTTTGTGCAGAGCGAGACTTCAAAGTACAGCATGGTGGATTTTCAGAAGAACCTGTTGAGTGTTTGATACATATCCCTGGAACACG GTGTGTGGTGACCAGTGGAAGTTCTAGTTCGACATTGCATATTTGGGATATTGGAGGAGATGAAAGTG ATGTTATTAAAAGGACTGGGGTTATAAACCCCAAAAGCACATCAGCAAAATGCAGTAAAATAGCTCCTGGATTGACTGAAGAAGCCACAGTCCTTCATGGTTCTTGTATCAATGATGTTCAACTGACACAGATAGCAACAGGAAGAGTTCTGTATACAGTAG GAAAAGAGTCATCTGATTCAGTGAGTGGCTTACAGTTTGTGAATGCTTGTGTATTTCTAATTTGTGCAAGCAATGGCTCTCTGCTTATGGGTGACACAAGAGATCCCTTGACCAGTCATTATCCTCTGAAAGAGACTTTGAAAGAGACAAGTGGTGGTTTGCATTGGTGTTTTGGGATGAGGAGGGACAGGTTCCAGTCAGAACCTTCCTTTTGTACTATAGCAAGGCTCGCTTCCTCCGGTCACATGGTGCTGTCTGATCTAAGAGATTTACAGAGTCCATTTTGTCAAACTCGACTAAATGTCAAACATAGTGCACCAAACAATGACTTTCTGAATGTTTCTTGGGCTCCTGTTCTCGACAGCTGTCTTTCTGTGTCTGGTAAGTTGAGCTCCTTTCCTGTTTTTAGCTATAtaaagatagttcaccccaaaaataaaaatactatcgTCATTAACATTGTTgatccaaacccacatgactttcttctgtgggattcaaaaggagatgttaagcagaacgAGATgttctattcactttcattgtatagaaacatttgttttcactTTAATGACCTgacaaacttttcttttaaagGATTTGATGGCACAGTACAGCTCTATAACACAACAAACTGGAGCACAGAGGCACAGGACCCTCAGCCGATTTTTTCACACCAAGGTCATGAAATGCTATATGAAGCAAAGTACAGTAGTTCCCAGCCTGTGGTTACTACCCATGCTTGGCATCAATCGCGACCAAATACTCTTCTCTCAGCAGCAACAGATGGATCTATACATGTTTGGGACTGGGTGGACAAAAACACTGACAGATAA
- the wdr73 gene encoding WD repeat-containing protein 73 isoform X4 yields the protein MDISSDEADDWFMESLNTYKDLHVFHLEHPTKVIEWTGDKSICVAGCTSSRSEILELLLPLKLYAGDNQGLCAERDFKVQHGGFSEEPVECLIHIPGTRCVVTSGSSSSTLHIWDIGGDESGFDGTVQLYNTTNWSTEAQDPQPIFSHQGHEMLYEAKYSSSQPVVTTHAWHQSRPNTLLSAATDGSIHVWDWVDKNTDR from the exons ATGGACATCTCCTCTGATGAAGCTGATGACTGGTTTATGGAGTCTCTAAACAC ATACAAAGACCTGCATGTATTTCACCTCGAGCATCCGACAAAAGTAATAGAGTGGACGGGTGACAAAA GTATTTGTGTCGCAGGATGCACTAGCTCAAGGAGTGAAATCTTAGAGTTACTTCTGCCTCTAAAGTTATATGCAGGAGACAACCag gGTCTTTGTGCAGAGCGAGACTTCAAAGTACAGCATGGTGGATTTTCAGAAGAACCTGTTGAGTGTTTGATACATATCCCTGGAACACG GTGTGTGGTGACCAGTGGAAGTTCTAGTTCGACATTGCATATTTGGGATATTGGAGGAGATGAAAGTG GATTTGATGGCACAGTACAGCTCTATAACACAACAAACTGGAGCACAGAGGCACAGGACCCTCAGCCGATTTTTTCACACCAAGGTCATGAAATGCTATATGAAGCAAAGTACAGTAGTTCCCAGCCTGTGGTTACTACCCATGCTTGGCATCAATCGCGACCAAATACTCTTCTCTCAGCAGCAACAGATGGATCTATACATGTTTGGGACTGGGTGGACAAAAACACTGACAGATAA